A genomic segment from Streptomyces sp. NBC_01233 encodes:
- a CDS encoding type II toxin-antitoxin system VapB family antitoxin codes for MARTVIDLDEGMVTEAMRIFGTKTKAKAVRLAMEDAVKRHLRQEGFDAMEAGELDFSEIVENTGPRNADGSLKHNGDRDGGRAA; via the coding sequence ATGGCCAGAACCGTCATCGACCTCGATGAAGGCATGGTCACCGAGGCCATGCGCATCTTCGGGACCAAAACGAAGGCCAAAGCCGTCCGCCTCGCCATGGAAGACGCCGTCAAGAGGCACCTGCGGCAGGAGGGCTTCGACGCCATGGAGGCCGGCGAGCTCGACTTCAGTGAGATCGTCGAGAACACCGGGCCCCGCAACGCAGACGGCTCCCTCAAGCACAACGGCGACCGCGACGGAGGCCGGGCCGCCTGA
- a CDS encoding valine--tRNA ligase: MTDNTPQSPDSGPTPTHELPTQYAPAEVEGALYERWVERGYFEADAKSEKPAYTIVIPPPNVTGSLHLGHAFEHTLIDALTRRKRMQGFETLWQPGMDHAGIATQNVVERELAKEGKSRHDLGREAFVERVWEWKAESGGQIAGQMQRLGEGLAWSRDRFTMDEGLSRAVQTVFKKMFDDGLIYRAERIINWCPRCLTAISDIEVDYQDDDGELVSMKYGEGEDTIVVATTRAETMLGDTAVAVHPDDERYARLIGKQIKLPLTDRSIPVVADTHVDPEFGTGAVKVTPAHDPNDFAIGQRHDLESIEVLDERGIITVHGPFQGLDRFEARSAIVAALRAEGRIVAEKRPYVHSVGHCSRCKTTLEPRLSLQWWVKVETLAKAAGDAVRDGRVDIHPADMSQRYFDWVDNLNDWCISRQLWWGHRIPVWHGPNGELVCVGPDDEPPTGEGWTQDTDVLDTWFSSGLWPFSTLGWPEQTPDLEKFYPNSVLVTGYDLMFFWVARMMMFGLYAMDGQPPFRTIAFHGMVRDEFGKKMSKSFGNTVDPLDWMDKYGSDALRFTLAKGANPGVDVPIGEDWVQASRNFANKIWNATRFALMNGATVEGDLPPVEQLSAADRWILSRLNKVVAEADAYYEDYQFAKLADALYHFAWDEVFDWYVELSKTTFFEEGDQAKVSARVLGEVLDVTLRLLHPIVPFVTDTLWTTLTGGESVVIAEWPKDSGFRDEAAEQEIELVQQVVTEVRRFRSDQGLQPGQKVPARLELDGTALAPHEAAIRQVLRLQPEGEGFAATASLPVAGATVSLDLSGTIDVAAERKRLSKDLAAAEKEKQQAEAKLGNEAFIAKAPDNVVDKIKGRLAKAEADIARLQAQLDKLPPQ; the protein is encoded by the coding sequence GTGACCGACAACACTCCACAGAGCCCCGATAGCGGGCCGACGCCTACCCATGAGCTGCCGACCCAGTACGCGCCGGCCGAGGTAGAGGGGGCGCTGTACGAGCGTTGGGTAGAGCGCGGGTACTTCGAGGCGGACGCGAAGAGCGAGAAGCCGGCGTACACGATCGTCATCCCGCCGCCGAACGTCACGGGCTCGCTTCACCTGGGCCACGCCTTCGAGCACACGCTGATTGACGCCCTGACCCGCCGCAAGCGCATGCAGGGCTTCGAGACGCTGTGGCAGCCCGGCATGGACCACGCCGGTATCGCCACCCAGAACGTCGTCGAGCGCGAGCTCGCCAAGGAGGGCAAGTCCCGCCACGACCTGGGCCGCGAAGCCTTCGTCGAGCGCGTCTGGGAGTGGAAGGCCGAGTCCGGCGGGCAGATCGCCGGCCAGATGCAGCGCCTCGGCGAGGGACTGGCGTGGAGCCGGGACCGCTTCACCATGGACGAGGGCCTGTCCCGAGCCGTCCAGACCGTCTTCAAAAAGATGTTCGATGACGGGCTGATCTACCGCGCCGAACGCATCATCAACTGGTGCCCCCGCTGTCTGACGGCCATCTCCGACATCGAGGTCGACTACCAGGACGACGACGGCGAGCTCGTCTCCATGAAGTACGGCGAGGGCGAGGACACCATCGTCGTCGCCACGACCCGCGCGGAGACGATGCTCGGCGACACGGCCGTCGCCGTCCACCCCGACGACGAGCGCTACGCCCGTCTGATCGGGAAGCAGATCAAGCTGCCGCTGACCGACCGGAGCATTCCGGTCGTCGCCGACACGCACGTCGACCCGGAGTTCGGCACCGGCGCCGTCAAGGTGACCCCGGCGCACGACCCGAACGACTTTGCCATCGGCCAGCGCCACGACCTCGAATCCATCGAGGTCCTCGACGAGCGCGGCATCATCACCGTCCACGGCCCCTTCCAGGGCCTGGACCGCTTCGAGGCGCGCTCCGCGATCGTCGCCGCCCTGCGCGCCGAGGGCCGGATCGTCGCCGAGAAGCGCCCCTACGTCCACTCCGTGGGCCACTGCTCACGCTGCAAGACGACGCTGGAACCCCGCCTGTCGCTGCAGTGGTGGGTCAAGGTCGAGACCCTCGCCAAGGCCGCCGGCGACGCGGTCCGCGACGGCCGGGTCGACATCCACCCGGCCGACATGTCGCAGCGGTACTTCGACTGGGTCGACAACCTCAACGACTGGTGCATCTCGCGCCAGCTGTGGTGGGGCCACCGCATCCCGGTCTGGCACGGCCCGAACGGCGAACTGGTCTGCGTCGGACCCGACGACGAGCCGCCGACCGGCGAAGGCTGGACGCAGGACACCGACGTCCTCGACACGTGGTTCTCGTCCGGCCTGTGGCCGTTCTCCACGCTCGGCTGGCCCGAGCAGACGCCGGACCTGGAGAAGTTCTACCCGAACTCCGTCCTGGTCACCGGCTACGACCTGATGTTCTTCTGGGTCGCCCGGATGATGATGTTCGGCCTGTACGCGATGGACGGCCAGCCGCCGTTCCGCACGATCGCCTTCCACGGCATGGTCCGCGACGAGTTCGGCAAGAAGATGTCGAAGTCGTTCGGGAACACGGTCGACCCGCTGGACTGGATGGACAAGTACGGCTCCGACGCCCTGCGGTTCACCCTGGCCAAGGGCGCCAACCCGGGTGTCGACGTCCCGATCGGCGAGGACTGGGTGCAGGCGTCCCGCAACTTCGCCAACAAGATCTGGAACGCGACGCGCTTCGCGCTCATGAACGGCGCCACGGTCGAGGGTGACCTGCCGCCGGTCGAGCAGCTGTCGGCTGCCGACCGCTGGATCCTGTCGCGGCTGAACAAGGTCGTCGCCGAGGCGGATGCGTACTACGAGGACTACCAGTTCGCCAAGCTCGCGGACGCCCTGTACCACTTCGCGTGGGACGAGGTCTTCGACTGGTACGTCGAGCTGTCGAAGACGACGTTCTTCGAGGAGGGCGACCAGGCCAAGGTCTCTGCGCGCGTCCTGGGCGAAGTCCTCGACGTCACCTTGCGGCTGCTCCACCCGATCGTCCCGTTCGTCACGGACACCCTGTGGACCACGCTCACGGGCGGCGAGTCGGTCGTCATCGCCGAGTGGCCGAAGGACTCCGGGTTCCGCGACGAGGCCGCGGAGCAGGAGATCGAGCTGGTCCAGCAGGTCGTCACGGAGGTCCGTCGGTTCCGCTCGGACCAGGGCCTGCAGCCGGGCCAGAAGGTCCCGGCCCGCCTGGAGCTGGACGGCACGGCGCTGGCCCCGCACGAGGCGGCCATCCGCCAGGTGCTGCGCCTCCAGCCGGAGGGCGAGGGCTTCGCCGCCACCGCCTCCCTGCCGGTGGCCGGCGCCACGGTCTCGCTCGACCTGTCGGGCACCATCGACGTGGCGGCCGAGCGCAAGCGGCTGAGCAAGGACCTGGCCGCCGCCGAGAAGGAGAAGCAGCAGGCCGAGGCCAAGCTCGGGAACGAGGCGTTCATCGCCAAGGCCCCCGACAACGTCGTGGACAAGATCAAGGGCCGGCTCGCCAAGGCCGAGGCGGACATCGCCCGGCTCCAGGCCCAGCTGGACAAGCTGCCGCCGCAGTAG
- a CDS encoding helix-turn-helix domain-containing protein: MSTSTARPTPPSGANADFAARALRPVKRSLARSPHAERIRFRIEDGNADLELPREAVELLAAVLSHMAAGRTVSIVPEHAELTTQQAADMLNVSRPFLIGLLEAGEIDYRKVGTHRRIRAQSLLEYQRQDDRKRRAAADELTALNQEMGLI; encoded by the coding sequence ATGAGCACGTCGACCGCTCGGCCCACGCCCCCGTCCGGGGCGAATGCCGACTTCGCGGCGCGGGCACTCAGGCCGGTGAAGCGGTCCCTCGCCCGCTCCCCGCACGCCGAACGGATCCGGTTCCGGATCGAGGACGGAAACGCCGATCTTGAGCTGCCCCGCGAGGCCGTGGAGCTGCTGGCCGCGGTGCTCAGCCACATGGCCGCCGGCCGCACCGTCTCCATCGTTCCCGAGCACGCAGAGCTGACCACCCAGCAGGCCGCCGACATGCTGAACGTGTCCCGGCCTTTCCTGATCGGGCTACTGGAGGCAGGAGAGATCGACTACCGGAAGGTCGGTACACACCGCCGGATCAGGGCACAGTCCCTGCTCGAATATCAGCGGCAAGACGACCGGAAGCGACGGGCGGCTGCGGATGAACTCACGGCTCTGAACCAGGAGATGGGACTGATCTGA
- a CDS encoding glycosyltransferase family 2 protein produces the protein MTIADSGGISFVVPCHNAGDYLIEAVESLAEQPLQRPYEVVIVDDESDDDATFKAIDTCADLPGVRVVRLEQRQGHHVARNAGVAAARMEYVMQVDADDRLATDPHLLREGSYPDRAVEALESDADTAFVHTMSWVIGAFEGFTISSYPCREDLVARKHHVPTSIVCRRADALGCGLYDPRVLKWGDWAFAVNLLASRYRRGAGNNIHCVAGPFYEYRVHSRCDRVSDAEISELDMTLLVVQKNLDFFQDRLDRRDGAAEIALDLLGQKPTRLDDLLHMAKFDLHQAQIVAEQSEFSLSSPYETLRIP, from the coding sequence GTGACCATCGCGGATTCTGGAGGCATCAGCTTCGTCGTTCCCTGCCACAACGCGGGCGACTACCTCATCGAAGCCGTGGAGTCTCTCGCCGAGCAGCCGCTTCAACGTCCGTACGAGGTAGTGATCGTGGACGACGAGTCGGACGACGACGCGACCTTCAAGGCCATCGACACCTGCGCCGATCTGCCCGGCGTACGCGTCGTCCGGCTCGAACAGCGCCAAGGGCACCACGTGGCCAGGAACGCCGGCGTAGCAGCCGCACGGATGGAGTACGTGATGCAGGTGGACGCCGACGACCGGCTGGCCACCGACCCGCATCTCCTCAGGGAAGGGTCCTACCCGGACAGGGCGGTGGAGGCCCTCGAGTCCGATGCCGATACGGCCTTCGTGCACACGATGTCGTGGGTGATCGGTGCCTTCGAGGGGTTCACCATCTCCTCGTACCCGTGCCGCGAGGATCTGGTGGCGCGCAAGCACCACGTTCCGACGTCGATAGTCTGCCGGCGGGCAGACGCTCTCGGATGCGGGCTGTACGACCCGAGGGTGCTCAAGTGGGGTGACTGGGCTTTCGCGGTCAACCTGCTGGCCAGCCGGTACAGACGAGGGGCGGGCAACAACATCCACTGCGTCGCCGGTCCCTTCTACGAGTACCGAGTGCACTCTCGGTGCGATCGAGTGTCCGATGCGGAGATCTCGGAGCTCGACATGACTCTCCTCGTCGTCCAGAAGAACCTGGACTTCTTCCAGGACCGACTGGACCGGAGAGACGGGGCTGCCGAGATCGCCCTCGACCTGCTGGGTCAGAAGCCGACGCGCCTCGACGACCTCCTGCACATGGCGAAGTTCGATCTCCACCAGGCCCAGATCGTCGCCGAGCAAAGCGAGTTCTCTCTGTCGAGCCCGTACGAGACGCTGCGCATTCCGTAG
- a CDS encoding outer membrane protein assembly factor BamB family protein: MTDEQWRGGFGPPPDPFEPEPQPRTQPQPQPVPAPAGRFANLPAGRFTGRTARVTALAVAVLLAVGGGTYLVVGGDRDEPSAARPSASPTIDRGDGRGPGVGPSTYDANAGIQPGEARVWLRDNQAELPGSGTSQYGPWRVGDVVVKAISNELIGYAVADGQDKWKLSLPTPVCGVPPAPSADGKLVLGLKESPSETSHCTHLQQVDLATGKAGWKVPVPPENSADTSLQFEMAISGDTVAVARSAVMSGFSVTDGRKLFGTSNTEGCSPSAFAGGSRLIGIRNCFDRSDALARGQSMVEELDPATGTPKWSHKYEKGWTVGRVLSVDPLVVAAHHQDRKTWNLTAFAADGKVRSQSAAGFGVSGRCNGFGNASGFQECYAAVADADTLYIGAGKPGTSLGIDDTNQVVAVDLNTGKERWRTAEQPKGRTMWPLALEDGRLLVYVAPGSGAAGSVVSLAPADGSSQPVLQSPAVAAGAEAVFYPHGIRISWAGGRLFLLNGRVYSPEPKKKSRAILSFGK; the protein is encoded by the coding sequence ATGACCGATGAGCAGTGGCGCGGCGGTTTCGGACCCCCGCCCGACCCGTTCGAACCGGAGCCACAGCCACGAACGCAGCCGCAGCCGCAACCGGTCCCCGCGCCCGCCGGCCGGTTCGCGAACCTCCCCGCCGGCCGGTTCACGGGCCGGACGGCGCGCGTGACGGCACTGGCCGTCGCCGTCCTGCTCGCCGTCGGCGGCGGCACGTACCTCGTGGTCGGCGGCGACCGCGACGAGCCGTCCGCGGCCCGGCCCTCCGCCTCGCCCACGATCGACCGGGGCGACGGCAGGGGCCCCGGCGTCGGCCCCAGCACCTACGACGCCAACGCCGGCATCCAGCCCGGCGAGGCCCGGGTCTGGCTGCGCGACAACCAGGCCGAACTCCCCGGCTCGGGCACCTCCCAGTACGGCCCGTGGCGGGTGGGCGACGTGGTGGTCAAGGCGATCTCCAACGAGCTCATCGGCTACGCGGTGGCCGACGGCCAGGACAAGTGGAAGCTGTCGCTGCCGACCCCGGTGTGCGGGGTTCCGCCGGCCCCGTCCGCGGACGGCAAGCTGGTCCTCGGTCTGAAGGAGAGCCCCTCGGAGACCTCGCACTGCACGCACCTGCAGCAGGTCGACCTCGCCACGGGCAAGGCGGGGTGGAAGGTACCGGTGCCGCCGGAGAACTCCGCGGACACCTCGCTGCAGTTCGAGATGGCGATCAGCGGTGACACCGTGGCCGTGGCCCGGTCCGCGGTCATGAGCGGCTTCTCGGTCACCGACGGCAGGAAGCTCTTCGGCACGTCGAACACGGAAGGCTGCAGCCCGTCCGCGTTCGCCGGGGGATCCCGGCTGATCGGCATACGCAACTGCTTCGACCGGAGCGACGCCCTCGCGCGCGGGCAGTCGATGGTCGAGGAGCTGGATCCGGCCACGGGCACCCCCAAGTGGAGCCACAAGTACGAGAAGGGCTGGACGGTCGGCCGGGTGCTCTCCGTGGACCCGCTGGTGGTCGCCGCGCACCACCAGGACCGCAAGACGTGGAACCTCACGGCGTTCGCGGCCGACGGCAAGGTCCGCTCGCAGAGCGCCGCAGGGTTCGGGGTCAGCGGCCGGTGCAACGGCTTCGGCAACGCAAGCGGGTTCCAGGAGTGCTACGCCGCCGTGGCCGACGCCGACACCCTCTACATCGGCGCGGGCAAACCCGGCACCAGCCTCGGCATCGACGACACCAACCAGGTCGTCGCCGTCGACCTGAACACGGGCAAGGAGCGGTGGCGCACCGCGGAGCAGCCCAAGGGCCGCACCATGTGGCCGCTCGCCCTTGAGGACGGCAGGCTCCTCGTGTACGTCGCTCCCGGCAGCGGCGCGGCGGGCTCGGTCGTCTCGCTGGCACCGGCGGACGGCTCCTCGCAGCCCGTCCTGCAGAGCCCGGCCGTGGCCGCTGGAGCCGAGGCCGTCTTCTACCCCCACGGCATCCGCATCAGCTGGGCGGGCGGACGGCTGTTCCTGCTCAACGGCCGGGTCTACAGCCCGGAACCCAAGAAGAAGAGCCGCGCGATCCTCTCGTTCGGCAAGTAG
- a CDS encoding serine hydrolase domain-containing protein yields MTTHRRRSAAMAAAAAGLLALPLATGAGTACARDAAATVPNVPNVPAVTVPAPAPTPAPTPASDAFPQLTPAVARQLDDAIRKVMTEAKVPGVIVALSAPGKGEYVRSFGVADKATGAPMTPGLNMRIGSETKTFTVTALLELVDEGEVGLDDPIGTYVEGVPNGDRVTLRQLAEMRSGLFNYSEDEGFFKALTSDPRRPFTPQELLAYSFKHPVLFEPGAKFYYCNTNLILLGLVVEKVSGIPLAEYIDREVVKPAGLRHTLFPTGAEFPSPHAHGYTDQTATGKTEDATDWNPSWGWAAGAMISDLTDLRSWAKTLATGTLLTAATQAERLKVIDALPGTGYGLGIFNVQGWIGHNGSLPGYESLTVYLPQAQATLVVLLNTDTAHQGSEPSTLFGRAITEIVTPEHVFTLPAQPVAGH; encoded by the coding sequence ATGACTACACATCGGCGCAGGTCAGCAGCCATGGCGGCGGCTGCGGCCGGCCTCTTGGCGCTGCCCCTCGCAACCGGCGCGGGGACGGCCTGCGCCCGGGACGCGGCGGCGACCGTGCCGAACGTGCCGAACGTGCCGGCCGTGACGGTCCCGGCTCCGGCCCCGACGCCCGCCCCGACCCCCGCCTCCGACGCGTTTCCGCAGCTGACTCCCGCCGTGGCCCGGCAGTTGGACGACGCGATCCGGAAGGTCATGACCGAGGCGAAGGTGCCCGGGGTGATCGTGGCCCTGTCGGCGCCGGGCAAGGGCGAGTACGTACGGTCCTTCGGCGTCGCCGACAAGGCGACGGGCGCGCCGATGACGCCCGGCCTGAACATGCGGATCGGCAGCGAGACGAAGACCTTCACCGTGACCGCCCTGCTGGAGCTGGTGGACGAGGGCGAGGTCGGGCTGGACGACCCGATCGGCACGTACGTGGAGGGGGTCCCGAACGGCGACCGGGTCACCCTGCGCCAGCTGGCCGAGATGCGGAGCGGACTGTTCAACTACTCCGAGGACGAAGGCTTCTTCAAGGCGCTGACCAGCGATCCCCGGCGTCCCTTCACCCCGCAGGAACTGCTCGCGTACTCCTTCAAGCACCCGGTCCTCTTCGAGCCGGGCGCGAAGTTCTACTACTGCAACACCAACCTGATCCTGCTCGGGCTGGTGGTGGAGAAGGTCAGCGGGATCCCCCTCGCCGAGTACATCGACCGGGAGGTCGTCAAACCGGCCGGGCTGAGGCACACGCTGTTCCCCACGGGCGCGGAGTTCCCCAGTCCGCACGCCCACGGCTACACGGACCAGACGGCGACCGGCAAGACCGAGGACGCCACCGACTGGAACCCCTCCTGGGGCTGGGCGGCCGGCGCGATGATCTCCGACCTCACCGACCTGCGGAGCTGGGCGAAGACCCTGGCGACCGGAACGCTGCTGACCGCCGCCACCCAGGCCGAGCGGCTGAAGGTGATCGACGCGCTCCCGGGCACGGGCTACGGCCTGGGCATCTTCAACGTCCAGGGCTGGATCGGGCACAACGGCTCACTGCCCGGCTACGAGTCGCTGACCGTCTACCTGCCGCAGGCGCAGGCCACGCTGGTCGTGCTGCTCAACACGGACACCGCCCACCAGGGCAGCGAGCCGAGCACCCTGTTCGGTCGGGCGATCACCGAGATCGTGACCCCCGAGCACGTCTTCACGCTGCCCGCCCAGCCCGTCGCCGGGCACTGA
- a CDS encoding restriction endonuclease fold toxin-2 domain-containing protein yields MTWGNRILGPDISRDDLVGPRNAQVSGSNPEGGSADSLGTGGFAGGGGPGDPDNAYQLRVSGYPEREVPLPGRKRGLMVDGIRPSDGYLVEAKHVRDPDCTKKSFRSLERLEETLAKPVKVNSKGQLAYDPVIDSMYAGDESELLRYKQAMDNPANKEIRGLEVVTNGKDNAAYWQSMMAITGTAGSTRYVP; encoded by the coding sequence ATGACCTGGGGAAACAGGATTCTGGGGCCCGACATCAGCCGGGATGATCTTGTGGGGCCTCGTAATGCGCAGGTCTCGGGTTCGAATCCCGAAGGCGGCTCTGCCGACTCACTTGGGACCGGAGGGTTTGCGGGCGGAGGCGGCCCCGGTGACCCGGACAACGCGTACCAGCTGCGTGTATCAGGGTATCCGGAGCGAGAGGTTCCATTGCCCGGCAGGAAGCGCGGACTGATGGTCGACGGTATCCGCCCCTCCGACGGATACCTGGTGGAGGCCAAGCACGTCCGAGACCCCGACTGCACGAAGAAGAGTTTCCGGTCGCTGGAGCGTCTGGAAGAAACCCTGGCCAAGCCGGTCAAGGTGAACTCCAAGGGGCAGCTTGCCTATGACCCTGTGATCGACTCCATGTACGCAGGTGACGAGAGCGAACTCCTGCGGTACAAGCAGGCTATGGACAACCCGGCGAACAAAGAGATCCGTGGACTGGAGGTTGTGACGAACGGTAAGGACAACGCGGCCTACTGGCAGTCCATGATGGCGATCACGGGCACGGCCGGCTCGACACGCTACGTGCCGTAA
- a CDS encoding IS1380 family transposase — translation MQSSHAASAVFAAFDDANLVAHAGLVPVMRLAERCGLARLVAEKVKLTGAKNGAGASADAKVTSIVAGMVAGADSIDDLDVLRHGAMPVLFAGVRAPSTLGTFLRSFTHGHALQLHAVHRGFLAALASHTPLLPGAGEKAFIDVDSTHKRVYGRTKQGGEYGRFKGVRTLHPLLATICTPAARPVIAGARMRRGKAADSRGAPKFVSEALATAREAGCTGLRILRADSQFYNAGVIAACRRAGAHFSITTGMNPSIKRAVLAIPDGTWQQISYPTAVPDPDTGELISGAEVAEIPAYTAFAGRKKSERVTARLIVRRVRDLAKPAGVGEQGELFPVWRYHPFFTDQPAPTLQAEREHRHHAVVEQVIADSKASALAHLPSGQFNANAAWLTLWAMTYNLLRATGALTSAFHAKATTATLRAHLIHVPARIARSARRITLHLPHNWPWQHAWTHLFDTVHGPPGPA, via the coding sequence ATGCAATCTTCCCATGCTGCTTCGGCGGTGTTTGCCGCGTTCGATGACGCGAATCTGGTCGCGCATGCCGGGCTGGTCCCGGTGATGCGGCTGGCCGAGCGGTGCGGGCTTGCCCGGCTGGTGGCCGAGAAGGTGAAGCTGACCGGCGCGAAGAACGGCGCGGGCGCGTCGGCGGACGCCAAGGTGACCAGCATCGTGGCCGGGATGGTCGCTGGCGCGGACAGCATCGACGATCTGGATGTGCTGCGGCACGGTGCGATGCCCGTGTTGTTCGCAGGCGTCCGTGCGCCGTCCACGCTGGGCACGTTTCTGCGCTCGTTCACCCATGGTCACGCGCTCCAGCTCCACGCGGTGCACCGCGGGTTCCTGGCCGCTCTGGCCTCGCACACCCCGCTGCTGCCCGGCGCGGGCGAGAAGGCGTTCATCGATGTCGACTCCACCCACAAACGGGTCTACGGCCGGACCAAGCAGGGTGGCGAGTACGGCCGGTTCAAGGGTGTCCGCACCCTGCACCCCCTGCTCGCCACGATCTGCACCCCCGCCGCGCGGCCGGTGATCGCCGGGGCACGGATGCGGCGGGGCAAGGCGGCCGACTCCCGCGGTGCCCCCAAGTTCGTCAGCGAGGCTCTGGCCACCGCCCGGGAGGCCGGCTGCACCGGCCTGCGGATCCTGCGGGCGGACTCGCAGTTCTACAACGCCGGTGTGATCGCCGCCTGCCGCCGGGCCGGAGCCCACTTCTCCATCACGACCGGCATGAACCCCTCCATCAAACGGGCCGTCCTGGCCATCCCGGACGGCACGTGGCAGCAGATCAGCTACCCGACCGCGGTGCCCGACCCCGACACCGGGGAGCTCATCTCCGGCGCCGAAGTCGCCGAGATACCCGCATACACCGCGTTCGCCGGCCGCAAGAAGAGCGAGCGGGTCACGGCCCGGCTGATCGTGCGCCGGGTCCGGGACCTGGCCAAACCCGCCGGCGTCGGTGAGCAGGGCGAGCTGTTCCCCGTCTGGCGCTACCACCCGTTCTTCACCGACCAGCCCGCCCCCACGCTCCAGGCCGAGCGGGAACACCGTCACCACGCCGTCGTCGAGCAGGTCATCGCCGACAGCAAAGCCTCCGCCCTCGCCCACCTGCCCTCCGGACAGTTCAACGCCAACGCGGCCTGGCTCACCCTGTGGGCCATGACCTACAACCTGCTGCGGGCCACCGGTGCTCTGACCTCCGCCTTCCACGCCAAGGCCACCACCGCCACCCTCCGCGCCCACCTGATCCACGTGCCCGCCAGGATCGCCCGCTCAGCCCGCCGTATCACCCTGCACCTACCGCACAACTGGCCCTGGCAGCACGCCTGGACGCACCTGTTCGACACGGTCCACGGCCCACCCGGCCCGGCCTGA
- a CDS encoding PIN domain-containing protein has product MRDQIRVIERGKHRRSSMGRLHLADVLLLCGNGTVGSPIIPAQRASASSCPSPGPAIARWIEAKWTERILDEVFTNLQANRPELDPSKLTRTRELMMRAVRDCLVKDYEPLESALQLPDADDRHVLAAAIKSRAQLIVTNNLEDFPDETLSQWNVEAVGADDFVLAQIDLDRQRVFAAVQQIADSWRRPPGSTGDVLNRLERDGLVESAAALRAG; this is encoded by the coding sequence ATGCGCGACCAGATTCGCGTCATCGAACGCGGCAAACACCGCCGAAGCAGCATGGGAAGATTGCATCTCGCGGATGTTCTCTTGCTCTGTGGAAATGGAACCGTAGGAAGTCCCATCATCCCAGCTCAGAGGGCATCCGCGTCTTCATGTCCAAGCCCTGGACCGGCTATTGCTCGGTGGATCGAGGCTAAGTGGACCGAAAGGATCTTGGACGAAGTCTTCACGAATCTCCAGGCCAACAGGCCAGAGCTCGACCCCTCGAAACTGACCCGGACCCGAGAGTTGATGATGCGGGCCGTGCGGGACTGCCTCGTCAAGGACTACGAACCGCTCGAGTCGGCCCTCCAACTGCCTGACGCCGACGACCGCCACGTCCTTGCCGCCGCCATCAAGTCCCGAGCCCAACTCATCGTCACCAACAACCTCGAGGACTTCCCGGACGAGACCCTCTCACAGTGGAACGTCGAAGCCGTAGGTGCGGACGATTTCGTCCTCGCTCAGATCGACCTCGATCGCCAACGGGTCTTCGCCGCCGTCCAGCAGATCGCCGACTCCTGGCGAAGGCCGCCCGGCAGCACGGGGGACGTTCTCAACCGGTTGGAACGGGATGGCCTTGTGGAGTCGGCAGCGGCCCTTCGCGCAGGGTGA
- a CDS encoding PIN domain nuclease — MQDRYLIDKSALARWTKPSVKEVLKPLHERYLLAVCQPTEFEMIHSARDSSEATRISTWLHAFDYLRTDDDTFTRALEIQRHALNAGFHRALSLPDLLIAATAELNRRTVLHYDGDFDMIASLTGQPTEWVVPPGSADR; from the coding sequence ATGCAGGACCGCTATCTGATCGACAAGTCCGCCCTCGCCCGCTGGACGAAGCCGAGCGTCAAGGAGGTGCTCAAGCCTCTGCACGAGCGCTACCTCCTCGCCGTATGCCAGCCCACCGAGTTCGAGATGATCCACTCCGCACGGGACAGCTCGGAAGCAACACGGATCAGCACCTGGCTCCACGCCTTCGACTACCTCCGCACCGACGACGACACCTTCACCCGCGCTCTCGAGATCCAACGCCATGCCCTCAACGCAGGCTTCCACCGCGCTCTGTCCCTCCCCGACCTGCTGATCGCCGCTACAGCGGAACTGAACCGGCGAACGGTCCTCCACTACGACGGAGACTTCGACATGATCGCCTCCCTCACCGGCCAACCCACCGAATGGGTCGTCCCGCCCGGCAGTGCCGACCGATGA
- a CDS encoding GNAT family N-acetyltransferase: MSGQAAAQQDIQSPHGEGAGAVAVRAAGEADLDTAAALFRGYLDFYEVDLEDPEGPRAFLAERIAKDESLVLLAEVPELGTVGFAQVYRAFSSLSLSTAWVLNDLYVAPAGRRTGAGRALLREVLRRAREAGVSGVQLETAYDNTVAQGLYEAEGFVREEFHVYFHDLG, translated from the coding sequence ATGAGCGGTCAGGCAGCAGCACAGCAGGACATCCAGTCCCCGCACGGGGAGGGCGCGGGCGCGGTGGCGGTCCGGGCGGCGGGCGAGGCGGACCTCGACACGGCGGCCGCGCTGTTCCGGGGTTACCTCGACTTCTACGAGGTGGACCTCGAAGACCCGGAAGGCCCGCGGGCCTTCCTCGCGGAACGGATCGCGAAGGACGAGTCGCTCGTCCTGCTCGCCGAGGTCCCGGAGCTCGGGACGGTCGGCTTCGCGCAGGTCTACCGCGCCTTCTCGTCCCTCTCCCTGAGCACCGCCTGGGTGCTCAACGACCTCTACGTCGCCCCTGCCGGCCGCCGCACCGGCGCCGGCCGGGCGCTGCTGCGCGAGGTGCTGCGCCGGGCCCGCGAGGCCGGGGTGTCCGGCGTGCAGCTGGAGACCGCGTACGACAACACCGTCGCGCAGGGGCTCTACGAGGCGGAGGGCTTCGTCCGCGAGGAGTTCCACGTGTACTTCCACGACCTGGGCTGA